A region of Myxococcaceae bacterium JPH2 DNA encodes the following proteins:
- a CDS encoding ParB N-terminal domain-containing protein → MDAEHRVEGQEGMTGTPEGSPPSTSPEAAAVPHSPGESPRPEETAQPPPEAVQASAEAGQPSAEAGQPPLGEGMAAPSSVTEAAASALTEAASQGSESVGDSGPTVPEEPARSEETPASSESVSDTESSRGEPRRVGRVSTVMLALEKLEDAPRFRLRPEGDISGLATDIARLGQLFPVDVRPVGEDRYQLVCGFRRVAALRFLKRDEVQARVHEHLSDEDALLLSLAEAIHSEPLDLEVLEAKREALESEGRLTAPVRDMLEKALATDESLAPEGVEEEVDADELAGEVAQRMGALNQDLSLLADVFAALDESRKAELLMQLRYASELVAYLEGL, encoded by the coding sequence ATGGACGCCGAGCACAGGGTTGAGGGACAGGAAGGGATGACGGGCACGCCAGAGGGAAGTCCGCCGTCGACCTCCCCCGAGGCGGCGGCCGTGCCGCATTCCCCGGGGGAGTCGCCGCGTCCGGAAGAGACCGCGCAGCCACCACCGGAGGCCGTGCAGGCCTCTGCTGAGGCTGGGCAGCCATCCGCCGAGGCTGGGCAGCCGCCCCTGGGCGAGGGGATGGCCGCGCCGTCCTCCGTCACGGAGGCCGCGGCGAGCGCGCTCACGGAGGCTGCCAGCCAGGGCTCGGAGTCCGTGGGTGACTCAGGGCCGACCGTGCCCGAGGAGCCCGCGCGCTCCGAGGAGACGCCGGCTTCGTCCGAGTCCGTGTCCGACACAGAGTCCTCTCGGGGCGAGCCGCGCCGGGTGGGGCGGGTCTCCACGGTGATGCTCGCGCTGGAGAAGCTCGAGGATGCGCCTCGGTTCCGGTTGCGGCCGGAGGGGGACATCTCCGGGCTGGCCACGGACATCGCGCGGCTGGGGCAGCTCTTCCCGGTGGACGTGCGTCCAGTGGGAGAGGACCGCTACCAGCTGGTGTGCGGCTTCCGCCGGGTGGCGGCGCTGCGCTTCCTCAAGCGCGACGAAGTGCAGGCGCGCGTCCACGAGCATCTCTCGGACGAGGACGCGCTGCTGCTGTCGCTGGCCGAGGCCATCCACTCGGAGCCGCTGGACCTGGAGGTCCTGGAGGCCAAGCGCGAGGCGCTGGAGTCCGAGGGCCGGCTGACGGCGCCGGTGCGCGACATGCTGGAGAAGGCGCTCGCGACCGATGAGTCGCTGGCGCCCGAAGGCGTCGAGGAGGAAGTCGACGCGGATGAGCTGGCGGGGGAGGTCGCGCAGCGGATGGGCGCGCTCAACCAGGATCTCTCGCTGCTCGCGGATGTGTTCGCCGCGCTGGATGAGTCGCGCAAGGCGGAGCTGTTGATGCAACTGCGGTACGCGTCCGAACTCGTGGCGTACCTGGAGGGTCTGTAG